In Syntrophotaleaceae bacterium, a genomic segment contains:
- a CDS encoding metallophosphoesterase has product MTKAYYFISDLHIGGDEALGVCDYEQELIAFLEDLAGRRENAELLLIGDIFGLWEFTDIQGPEKLNAVMDQFPGIFSALQKAGETIRVTMLPGNHDYEIACYPEFVDLLKSLNICLEQSPAITRKLGQHGIWIEHGNQQDAYNRMRDFGNPHAQPVGYFITSSIVSSAGKHSKFGRYNWLKDIQSVYPSEQIPHWIMSNYFYNEMSPLLRWLILPFLLFSGLEIFVLGGAALEWFDLTDTNIFLNNRILSGLGVLGNLVQIIFIINTFLFLCLLALAVPLYLVWRDFRKALKRFRIIVDPSELSSEKEQQYLDAALRVFEQNPETAVYVYGPTQSPSLRRVGRRAVINTGTWLKKFDAVSTRLKFLPKVYVPSYCLNYFRMSEAEGRVVIEYSRIDKQPPKDLSLLQRLLIYGKRRKTEEDIPSRTVLDVA; this is encoded by the coding sequence ATGACTAAGGCCTATTATTTCATCAGTGATCTCCACATCGGAGGTGATGAGGCCCTCGGCGTCTGCGACTATGAACAGGAACTGATCGCTTTTCTGGAAGATCTCGCAGGGCGGCGGGAAAACGCCGAGTTGTTGCTCATCGGCGATATTTTCGGCCTCTGGGAATTCACCGATATCCAAGGACCTGAGAAACTGAACGCGGTCATGGATCAGTTTCCAGGCATCTTCAGCGCGCTGCAAAAGGCCGGAGAGACGATCAGGGTCACCATGCTGCCGGGCAACCACGATTACGAAATCGCCTGCTACCCTGAATTTGTCGACTTGCTTAAATCCTTGAACATTTGCTTGGAGCAGTCACCGGCCATCACCAGGAAGCTTGGACAGCACGGAATCTGGATCGAGCACGGTAATCAGCAGGACGCATACAACCGCATGCGCGACTTCGGAAACCCCCACGCTCAGCCAGTCGGGTATTTCATCACCAGCAGCATTGTCAGCTCGGCCGGGAAACATTCGAAATTCGGTCGGTATAACTGGCTCAAGGATATTCAGTCGGTCTACCCTTCAGAGCAAATTCCCCACTGGATCATGTCCAACTATTTCTATAATGAAATGAGTCCGTTACTGCGCTGGCTGATTTTGCCCTTTCTGCTTTTTTCAGGACTCGAGATCTTCGTTCTCGGGGGCGCGGCTCTGGAATGGTTTGACCTGACCGATACCAATATTTTTCTCAACAACAGGATTCTGAGTGGTCTCGGCGTTCTCGGCAACCTCGTGCAGATCATTTTCATCATCAATACATTCCTCTTTCTCTGCCTGCTCGCATTGGCTGTGCCGCTGTACCTCGTCTGGCGGGATTTCAGGAAAGCACTGAAGCGGTTCCGCATCATAGTCGATCCATCCGAACTGAGCAGCGAGAAGGAACAACAATATCTCGATGCCGCCCTCCGGGTCTTTGAGCAAAACCCCGAAACGGCCGTGTATGTGTATGGGCCTACCCAGTCTCCATCGCTGCGCAGAGTTGGCCGCCGGGCCGTGATCAACACCGGGACATGGCTCAAAAAGTTCGATGCCGTTTCAACCCGCCTTAAATTTCTGCCGAAAGTATACGTTCCATCTTACTGCTTGAACTATTTCAGAATGAGCGAAGCTGAGGGTCGCGTTGTCATCGAATACAGTCGGATCGATAAGCAGCCGCCAAAGGATTTAAGCCTTCTTCAGCGTTTGCTGATCTATGGCAAGCGTCGCAAAACCGAGGAGGATATTCCAAGCCGGACAGTCCTTGATGTTGCATGA
- a CDS encoding DUF3313 domain-containing protein — protein MKKSAFKHILPTLLVAVLLGACSPPQEDFRYSEFLGDYSGFKAVKKARGAEGYAKPDLDLSGYDRIMVDPIILMVGDDERLAKADLRYLAESFHEALVSELGQSFVIADQPGQGVLRLRTALTEAIPKDTVGMVSDPSRHSDRPRLAPKGEQPDIEVPVSVASMEMELLDSSTGERLAAIKDRKGGPASETSPQDTMQEIFDFWATSTNDILVSLRNRGAR, from the coding sequence ATGAAAAAATCGGCTTTTAAACACATTCTGCCGACACTCCTGGTCGCCGTTTTGCTTGGTGCCTGTTCCCCGCCTCAAGAAGACTTTCGCTACTCCGAATTTCTCGGCGATTATTCCGGGTTCAAAGCAGTGAAAAAAGCCAGAGGCGCGGAAGGGTATGCCAAACCCGATCTTGATCTTTCGGGTTACGACCGGATCATGGTGGATCCGATAATTCTCATGGTGGGGGATGATGAGCGTTTGGCCAAAGCCGACCTTCGATACCTCGCTGAATCCTTTCATGAGGCATTGGTTTCCGAATTAGGTCAGTCCTTCGTGATTGCTGACCAGCCGGGGCAAGGTGTGCTGCGTCTGCGCACGGCGCTAACCGAAGCGATTCCAAAGGACACAGTGGGCATGGTTTCCGATCCCAGTCGCCATAGTGACAGGCCCAGGCTGGCCCCCAAGGGAGAACAACCGGACATTGAAGTCCCTGTAAGCGTTGCCTCCATGGAGATGGAGCTGCTCGATTCTTCCACGGGGGAGCGCCTTGCGGCCATAAAAGACCGCAAAGGGGGGCCTGCGTCGGAAACTTCTCCGCAAGACACCATGCAGGAGATCTTCGACTTCTGGGCCACCAGCACCAACGATATTCTGGTCTCTCTCAGAAATAGGGGAGCCAGGTGA
- a CDS encoding arylsulfatase, with the protein MSEKFPQKVGNNVYPRPEYRYPNGKIGLTHKDSIADFPKPLKAPDGAPNILLVILDDVGFGWPSAFGGLIEMSTADRLAKDGLRYNQFHTTALCSPTRAALLTGRNHHSAHSGTIGELATGFPGYDGIIPKSCATIAELLSQNGYATGWWGKNHNIPDNQVSEAGPFDNWPTNQGFDYFYGFIGGETDQFLPALYRGTRAVPVPFSIEEGYHLDIDLANDCIDWMRRQKAIAPDRPFFAYFSTGSAHAPHQPPLDWRGRHAGKFDMGWDEYRKIVHQRQLEMGVIPAGTKLTERPAEIPAWDESSDDEKKLFARFAENYADFLQHTDYQVGRLVEAIEGMGELENTLVIYIIGDNGSSAEGTLTGTINEFMSLNGFSPTIDQVLQRIDDIGLPGTSPHYPVGWAWAGDVPFQWTKQIASHFGGTRNGLLVSWPRQIQEKGQVRSQFHHVIDIAPTLLEVIGIVEPGMVNGVPQKPIEGVSMAYSFDNAQAAGRHTTQYFEMFGNRALYHDGWMASCRHGRLPWINFGSWDFADDRWELYHVAEDFSQSVDLAGQYPEKLRELQDLFFAEAAKYNVLPLDDRFAERADVSLRPSYFYGRDSVTFYPGMIRLPEGSAPKTHNITHTITVDAEVPQEGAEGVLVCLGGDTAGWSFYIMDGKLVYHYNWFDMERYEVVSNGNVPAGKVELKCHFVNETKIPGGSASVTLFIDGKQVGTGRIEKQVRGRFGVETLDVGVDTLTPVSKAYEHKRPFWFTGRIEKVRFDFGDGTDLSPEEKINLKLGMD; encoded by the coding sequence ATGAGTGAAAAATTTCCCCAAAAAGTCGGGAACAATGTTTACCCCCGCCCTGAGTATCGCTACCCGAATGGAAAGATCGGCCTGACCCATAAAGACTCCATCGCCGACTTTCCCAAGCCCCTGAAGGCGCCGGATGGCGCCCCCAATATTCTGCTGGTGATCCTGGATGATGTCGGCTTTGGCTGGCCGAGTGCCTTCGGGGGCTTGATCGAAATGTCGACGGCCGATCGCCTGGCGAAAGATGGGCTGCGCTATAACCAATTTCACACCACTGCACTATGCTCTCCGACCCGGGCTGCGCTGCTGACCGGACGCAATCACCACAGCGCCCACAGCGGAACTATCGGCGAATTGGCCACCGGTTTCCCCGGCTATGATGGCATCATTCCCAAAAGCTGCGCCACCATAGCCGAGCTGCTCAGCCAGAACGGCTATGCCACCGGCTGGTGGGGAAAGAATCACAACATTCCCGACAACCAGGTCAGTGAGGCGGGCCCCTTCGATAATTGGCCGACCAATCAGGGATTCGACTATTTTTACGGATTCATCGGCGGCGAAACCGACCAGTTCCTGCCGGCGCTGTACCGGGGCACGCGTGCTGTGCCCGTGCCCTTTTCCATCGAGGAAGGCTACCACCTGGATATCGACCTGGCCAACGACTGCATCGACTGGATGCGCCGCCAGAAGGCCATTGCCCCCGACCGTCCCTTCTTTGCGTACTTCTCGACCGGTTCCGCCCATGCCCCGCACCAACCCCCGCTGGACTGGCGCGGCCGCCATGCCGGAAAATTCGATATGGGCTGGGATGAATACCGCAAAATCGTGCACCAAAGACAGCTCGAAATGGGCGTGATCCCGGCAGGCACAAAGTTGACTGAACGCCCGGCCGAGATACCTGCCTGGGACGAGTCCAGCGATGACGAAAAGAAACTTTTCGCCCGCTTTGCCGAGAACTATGCCGATTTCCTGCAACACACCGATTACCAGGTCGGTCGCCTGGTGGAAGCGATCGAAGGGATGGGGGAGCTTGAGAACACACTGGTCATCTATATCATCGGCGACAACGGCAGCAGCGCCGAGGGCACACTCACCGGCACAATCAATGAGTTCATGAGCCTGAACGGGTTTTCCCCGACCATCGATCAGGTTCTGCAGCGCATCGACGACATCGGTCTGCCCGGCACCTCCCCCCACTATCCCGTCGGCTGGGCCTGGGCCGGTGACGTCCCCTTTCAGTGGACCAAGCAGATCGCTTCCCATTTCGGCGGCACCCGCAACGGCCTGCTGGTCTCCTGGCCCAGGCAGATTCAGGAAAAAGGGCAGGTGCGTTCCCAATTCCATCATGTCATCGACATCGCCCCCACCCTGTTGGAGGTGATCGGCATTGTCGAGCCCGGTATGGTAAACGGTGTGCCCCAAAAGCCGATCGAAGGGGTCAGCATGGCCTATTCCTTCGACAATGCCCAGGCGGCTGGCAGGCATACCACCCAGTACTTCGAGATGTTTGGCAACCGCGCTCTCTATCACGATGGCTGGATGGCATCCTGCCGCCATGGGCGCCTGCCCTGGATCAACTTTGGCTCATGGGATTTTGCCGACGACAGATGGGAGCTCTATCATGTCGCGGAAGACTTCAGTCAGTCCGTCGATCTGGCCGGACAATATCCCGAGAAACTGCGCGAATTGCAGGATCTTTTCTTTGCCGAGGCCGCGAAGTACAACGTGCTCCCGCTGGATGACCGCTTCGCCGAGCGAGCCGACGTGTCCCTGCGGCCCAGCTATTTCTACGGCCGCGATTCGGTGACCTTCTATCCAGGCATGATCCGCCTGCCCGAAGGCAGTGCGCCCAAAACCCACAATATCACCCACACCATTACGGTTGATGCCGAGGTCCCCCAGGAGGGAGCCGAGGGTGTGCTGGTCTGTTTGGGTGGTGATACCGCCGGCTGGTCCTTCTATATTATGGATGGCAAGCTGGTCTACCATTACAACTGGTTCGATATGGAGCGATACGAAGTGGTCTCCAATGGGAACGTGCCTGCGGGGAAGGTGGAGCTCAAATGCCACTTCGTCAACGAAACCAAGATACCGGGCGGCTCGGCCAGTGTGACGCTCTTCATTGACGGAAAGCAGGTCGGCACAGGCCGGATCGAGAAGCAGGTGCGCGGCCGCTTCGGTGTCGAAACCCTTGACGTGGGTGTGGATACCCTGACGCCGGTCAGTAAAGCCTACGAGCACAAGCGGCCTTTCTGGTTTACCGGGAGAATTGAGAAGGTTCGCTTCGATTTCGGAGATGGCACCGATCTGAGCCCGGAAGAAAAGATCAACCTCAAACTGGGAATGGATTAG
- a CDS encoding DUF1622 domain-containing protein, which yields METLDRWIEFGAMGVEVLAVIIMMSVILIGTVQWLAHPDRQVRQDYWRYRFRIGKALLLGLELLVAADIIRTVVVEPTLVNMAVLGALVVVRTFLGWSLSVEIEGHWPWQGNGKAREQKGTGEAAAEPTAGDRKG from the coding sequence GTGGAGACCCTTGATCGCTGGATCGAGTTCGGAGCAATGGGGGTCGAGGTTCTCGCCGTGATCATCATGATGTCGGTCATTCTGATCGGGACCGTGCAGTGGCTTGCCCATCCGGACAGGCAGGTGCGCCAGGACTACTGGCGCTATCGTTTCCGGATAGGCAAGGCGCTGCTGCTCGGGCTCGAACTTCTGGTGGCCGCAGATATCATCCGAACCGTGGTGGTCGAGCCCACACTTGTGAACATGGCGGTCCTGGGAGCTCTGGTTGTCGTCCGGACTTTTCTCGGCTGGTCGCTGAGCGTGGAGATCGAGGGGCACTGGCCCTGGCAGGGAAACGGCAAGGCCAGGGAACAAAAAGGAACCGGGGAGGCCGCTGCAGAGCCGACGGCCGGAGACAGGAAGGGGTAG
- a CDS encoding HAD family hydrolase, giving the protein MNSIAADPLPSWNDSPAKQGIHAFLAEVTKEGSPDFLPMPERIAVHDNDGTLWPENPMPFQAAFALDELNRRIPAEPALVSDPMVQAALAGDFAKLLEGDHFDGLMRVLALTHAGMTTDAFRDAVEAWLRSARHPRFGRPYHELTYQPMQELLRLLQANGFKNFIVSGGGADFMRVWVERVYGIPPERVVGSTARTTFELRDSGPVLTKTMEYLIVNDREGKPPGIHQYICRRPTICCGNSDGDHAMLQYTTINNPRPSLGLIVHHTDSEREYAYDAKTKSTGKLVEALQEAPRRGWLVVDMKRDWKTIFRAESS; this is encoded by the coding sequence ATGAACTCCATCGCTGCTGATCCGTTACCATCCTGGAACGATAGCCCCGCCAAACAAGGGATCCACGCGTTCCTCGCCGAGGTGACAAAGGAAGGGTCGCCCGATTTTCTGCCAATGCCGGAACGTATCGCCGTGCACGACAACGACGGCACGCTCTGGCCGGAAAATCCCATGCCCTTCCAGGCGGCCTTCGCCCTCGACGAACTGAACCGGCGCATCCCAGCCGAGCCTGCCCTCGTTTCGGATCCCATGGTGCAGGCCGCCCTGGCCGGCGACTTTGCGAAACTCCTGGAAGGGGACCACTTCGATGGTCTGATGCGGGTTTTGGCGCTCACCCATGCAGGAATGACGACCGACGCGTTTCGCGACGCCGTGGAGGCATGGCTCAGGTCGGCCAGGCATCCGCGATTCGGCCGGCCCTATCACGAACTCACCTACCAGCCCATGCAGGAGCTCCTGCGCCTTCTGCAGGCAAACGGCTTCAAAAACTTCATCGTTTCCGGTGGAGGCGCGGACTTCATGCGCGTCTGGGTCGAGCGCGTGTACGGCATCCCGCCGGAGCGGGTCGTCGGCTCGACGGCGAGGACGACCTTCGAGCTGCGCGACAGCGGGCCGGTTCTGACTAAAACCATGGAGTATCTCATCGTCAACGACAGGGAGGGCAAGCCGCCCGGCATCCATCAGTACATCTGCCGGCGACCGACAATATGTTGCGGGAACAGTGACGGCGACCACGCGATGCTCCAGTACACCACGATCAATAACCCCCGCCCCAGTCTCGGCCTCATCGTCCACCATACCGACAGCGAACGCGAATATGCCTATGACGCGAAGACGAAGAGCACCGGCAAACTTGTCGAAGCCCTCCAGGAGGCCCCCAGGCGCGGCTGGCTCGTCGTGGACATGAAGCGGGACTGGAAGACCATCTTTCGGGCCGAATCGAGCTAG
- a CDS encoding alkaline phosphatase family protein: MHRTVVFNVVGLTPSLLGTPATPNLNSLLRSSVPVRPVTPAVTCSVQASYLTGKMPAEHGIVGNGWYFREQGEVHFWRQSNKLVQGEKIWHKARRRSSAFTVCNTFWWYAMNSDVDWTLTPRPLYCADGRKIPDCYTVPLELRDRFNRDFGRFPLFRFWGPATSIASSEWIGKAAMAMEMEFQPSLQLVYLPHLDYGLQRVGPDGNVAGDLQQIDALCGTLLAFFRNRGCRILVLSEYGITSVNRVVHPNRILRKAGLLSLKTDLGKEYLDPCTSRAFAVADHQLAHIYVRQPKEVMAVKEIFSSIPGVEVMGKEEKKEIGLDHERAGEIVLLAQADRWFSYYWWLDDSKAPDYARTVNIHVKPGYDPCELFIDSRIPFPGLKIACFQAKKALGFRSPLNIVPLDASLVKGSHGRMPENSSGGPLLMTSDPRLLDSDSLQATEVHNLLLRHLFED, translated from the coding sequence ATGCATAGGACCGTCGTTTTCAACGTGGTCGGATTGACCCCCTCCCTGCTCGGAACCCCGGCCACCCCGAACCTCAATTCCCTGCTCCGATCAAGCGTTCCCGTCCGGCCTGTGACTCCCGCCGTCACCTGCTCGGTCCAGGCCAGCTATCTGACCGGAAAAATGCCTGCGGAACACGGCATCGTGGGGAACGGGTGGTACTTCCGGGAACAGGGGGAGGTGCACTTCTGGCGGCAGTCCAACAAGCTGGTGCAGGGGGAAAAGATCTGGCACAAGGCCCGACGCCGGTCATCCGCTTTCACCGTATGCAACACCTTCTGGTGGTATGCCATGAACAGCGACGTCGACTGGACCCTGACCCCGCGCCCCCTCTACTGTGCGGACGGGCGCAAGATCCCTGACTGCTACACCGTGCCGCTCGAGCTGCGGGACCGCTTCAATCGGGACTTCGGACGCTTCCCCCTGTTCCGCTTCTGGGGGCCGGCGACCTCCATCGCCTCCAGCGAGTGGATCGGCAAGGCGGCCATGGCCATGGAGATGGAGTTTCAACCATCGCTGCAACTGGTCTACCTCCCTCATCTCGATTACGGCCTGCAGCGGGTCGGCCCCGACGGCAACGTGGCCGGAGATCTTCAGCAGATCGACGCCCTCTGCGGCACCCTGCTCGCCTTCTTTCGCAATCGGGGTTGCCGGATCCTGGTTCTCTCCGAATACGGCATCACATCGGTAAATCGGGTCGTCCACCCCAACCGGATTCTCAGGAAAGCCGGGCTTCTGTCGCTGAAGACCGATCTCGGCAAGGAATACCTGGACCCTTGCACAAGCCGGGCTTTCGCCGTTGCCGATCATCAGCTGGCCCATATCTACGTGCGGCAACCGAAAGAGGTCATGGCGGTGAAGGAGATCTTTTCCTCCATCCCCGGAGTGGAGGTGATGGGAAAAGAGGAAAAAAAGGAGATCGGGCTCGACCATGAAAGGGCGGGGGAAATCGTCCTCCTCGCCCAGGCTGACAGATGGTTCAGCTACTACTGGTGGCTGGACGATTCAAAAGCTCCGGATTACGCCCGCACGGTCAACATCCACGTTAAGCCGGGTTACGACCCCTGCGAGCTGTTCATCGATTCCCGCATCCCCTTCCCCGGGCTGAAAATCGCCTGTTTCCAGGCGAAAAAAGCCCTCGGCTTCCGCTCCCCACTGAATATCGTTCCCCTCGATGCCTCCCTGGTCAAAGGCTCGCACGGGAGGATGCCCGAGAACTCCTCTGGAGGACCCCTGCTCATGACCAGCGATCCCAGGTTGCTCGACAGCGACTCCCTGCAGGCCACCGAAGTTCACAACCTGCTTCTCAGGCACCTTTTCGAGGATTGA
- a CDS encoding arylsulfatase: MALKEYKPGKAFNGVIGRTFDVSQPAWPEPRRARDGAPNVLFIVFDDIGFGQLGCYGSPIATPHIDSLAAGGLRYANMHTTALCSPTRSCIITGRNHHSNAMACITEGSTGYPGANANIPFENGFLSEMLLQNGYNTYALGKWHLTPADQISAAGPYDRWPLGRGFERFYGFLGGETHQYYPDLVADNHQVEQPRSPEEGYHLTEDLVDKAVSFIADAKQVAPNKPFFLYFCTGAMHAPFHVPKEWSDKYRGAFDDGWEAYREKTFQRQKELGIVPPDTELSRHDPDVKPWNECSADEKKLYARFMEVFAGFLTHTDHHIGRLLDFLKSIGEFDNTLIMLISDNGASSEGGPTGSVNESLFFNNVPESLEENLRLIDKIGDPETFSHYPWGWAWAGDTPFRRWKRETYRGGVSDPFIVHWPKGIEARGEVRMQYAHAIDMVPTVLDALGIESPANIRGVTQSPIQGHSFAHTFDDATASSKHRTQYFEMLGHRSIYHDGWRAVCPWPGPSFTEAGIFGQPIPFEKLTELDAHGWELYHVEKDWAENRNVAEESRAKLIEMIGTWYVEAGKYNVLPVDGRGVERFMEQRPQIARERTSYTFYPRTQEVPSNAGPQILNRTHSITVQVEIPEGGAEGVLVSMGGIDGGFSFFVQDGRLHYVQNYVARDFLQVASSEPITPGGHALRFEFEATGPPDIAKGKGAPGRAQLYIDGKLVGQTDFAVTTPLSFGVTSGLKVGADLGAPVTPAYQPPFEFTGTIHSVTFDLSGELIKDKEAEARKIMAVQ; the protein is encoded by the coding sequence ATGGCCCTCAAGGAGTATAAGCCCGGGAAAGCATTCAACGGCGTTATCGGCCGCACCTTCGACGTCTCGCAGCCGGCTTGGCCCGAACCGCGACGGGCCAGGGATGGGGCGCCGAACGTCCTGTTCATCGTGTTCGACGATATCGGCTTCGGGCAACTCGGCTGCTACGGCAGCCCCATCGCTACGCCCCACATCGACTCCCTGGCCGCGGGCGGCCTGCGCTACGCCAACATGCACACGACGGCGCTCTGTTCGCCCACCCGCTCCTGCATCATCACCGGCCGCAATCACCACTCCAACGCCATGGCCTGCATCACCGAGGGCTCGACGGGTTACCCTGGAGCGAACGCCAACATCCCCTTCGAGAACGGCTTCCTGTCCGAGATGCTGCTCCAGAACGGCTACAACACCTACGCCCTCGGCAAATGGCACCTCACCCCGGCCGACCAGATCTCGGCGGCAGGACCCTACGATCGCTGGCCGCTCGGCCGCGGGTTCGAACGCTTCTACGGATTCCTGGGAGGCGAGACACACCAGTACTACCCGGATCTGGTGGCGGACAATCACCAGGTCGAGCAGCCACGCTCGCCCGAGGAGGGCTACCACCTCACCGAGGACCTGGTGGACAAGGCCGTGAGCTTCATCGCCGACGCCAAGCAGGTCGCCCCGAACAAGCCTTTCTTCCTGTACTTCTGCACCGGAGCGATGCACGCCCCGTTTCACGTGCCGAAGGAGTGGTCCGACAAATACCGGGGGGCTTTCGACGACGGCTGGGAGGCTTACCGGGAAAAAACTTTCCAGCGGCAGAAGGAGCTGGGCATCGTGCCTCCCGATACCGAGCTCTCCCGTCACGATCCGGACGTGAAGCCCTGGAACGAGTGCTCGGCCGATGAGAAGAAGCTCTACGCCCGCTTCATGGAGGTCTTCGCCGGCTTCCTCACCCACACCGATCACCATATCGGCAGACTGCTCGACTTCCTCAAATCGATCGGCGAATTCGACAACACCCTGATCATGCTGATTTCCGACAACGGGGCCAGCTCCGAGGGGGGACCGACAGGCTCGGTCAACGAAAGCCTCTTCTTCAACAATGTTCCCGAGTCCCTCGAGGAGAACCTAAGGCTTATCGACAAGATCGGCGACCCGGAAACGTTCAGCCACTATCCCTGGGGCTGGGCCTGGGCCGGCGACACGCCCTTCCGCCGCTGGAAACGGGAAACCTACCGCGGCGGGGTCAGCGACCCGTTTATCGTGCATTGGCCAAAAGGAATTGAAGCCAGGGGCGAGGTCCGCATGCAGTACGCCCACGCCATCGACATGGTGCCCACGGTGCTCGATGCGCTGGGCATCGAGTCCCCGGCCAACATCAGGGGCGTGACCCAGTCGCCGATCCAGGGGCACAGCTTCGCCCACACCTTCGACGATGCCACCGCCTCCTCCAAGCACCGCACGCAGTATTTCGAGATGCTGGGCCACCGCTCCATCTATCACGACGGGTGGCGCGCCGTCTGTCCCTGGCCCGGTCCGTCCTTCACCGAGGCCGGCATCTTCGGGCAGCCGATCCCCTTCGAAAAGCTGACCGAGCTCGATGCCCACGGCTGGGAACTCTATCATGTCGAGAAGGACTGGGCCGAGAACCGCAACGTGGCGGAGGAGAGCCGCGCCAAGCTGATCGAGATGATCGGGACCTGGTATGTGGAGGCAGGCAAGTACAACGTGCTCCCGGTGGACGGCCGCGGCGTGGAGCGCTTCATGGAGCAACGACCCCAGATCGCCCGGGAACGCACCAGCTACACCTTTTATCCCCGCACTCAGGAGGTGCCCTCCAACGCCGGTCCGCAGATCCTCAACCGGACCCACTCCATCACGGTCCAGGTGGAGATCCCGGAAGGTGGAGCCGAGGGGGTGCTCGTCTCGATGGGAGGCATCGACGGCGGGTTTTCGTTCTTCGTCCAGGACGGCCGGCTCCATTACGTGCAGAACTATGTGGCCCGCGACTTCCTGCAAGTGGCCTCCAGCGAGCCGATCACTCCGGGAGGGCACGCGCTCCGCTTCGAGTTCGAGGCCACGGGCCCGCCCGACATTGCCAAGGGCAAGGGCGCCCCGGGACGCGCCCAGCTCTACATCGACGGGAAGCTCGTGGGTCAGACCGATTTCGCGGTCACGACGCCGCTCTCCTTTGGCGTCACCTCCGGCCTCAAGGTCGGCGCCGATCTCGGCGCCCCGGTCACGCCGGCCTACCAGCCGCCCTTCGAGTTTACCGGCACCATCCACTCAGTGACCTTCGATCTGAGCGGCGAACTCATCAAGGACAAGGAGGCCGAGGCGCGTAAAATCATGGCGGTCCAGTAA
- a CDS encoding DUF202 domain-containing protein yields the protein MTERMQDPSPKNHRSSLSNRLHSFFGSEVEPKNLDSNMLSVDRTRLSHERTMMAWIRTGLSLISFGFTIYKFFQIMGVGSPGQDRIGARVFGGLMIVIGIVAVLLASLQHRHEMQSLRAAGIPVPPSMATIIGGLVSILGILGLLAVIFRV from the coding sequence ATGACCGAAAGAATGCAGGATCCTTCCCCCAAAAACCATCGATCATCTCTATCGAACAGGCTCCATTCCTTCTTTGGGTCAGAAGTGGAGCCGAAGAACCTGGACAGCAACATGCTGTCGGTGGATCGCACCAGGCTGTCCCACGAGCGCACCATGATGGCCTGGATCCGGACAGGGCTGTCGCTGATCTCCTTCGGTTTTACCATCTACAAGTTTTTCCAGATCATGGGCGTCGGGAGCCCGGGGCAGGATCGGATCGGGGCGAGGGTCTTCGGGGGACTGATGATCGTCATCGGGATTGTGGCGGTCCTTCTCGCCTCGCTGCAGCACCGGCACGAAATGCAGAGCCTGCGGGCGGCGGGGATTCCGGTGCCTCCTTCAATGGCCACCATCATCGGCGGACTGGTCTCGATTCTGGGGATCCTCGGCCTTCTGGCGGTCATTTTCAGGGTATGA